The genome window aaaacaatttttttttttacacacaaACATTGCTcataaattatacaatacccatgacctcacactagtgtttcaaacatgtttaacacattgcgctacaatttaacattggttcctaacAAGGAAACCTACAAGttccctttaacactgcgcataaacacttttctcaaggtaaacactagtcgggttattgtataattcacagctcataACACAAGTATtatcacatcaagtattaaacacacacttattcacaaccaaatctcatgttcacaatttaacatctcataatgtcacaatccaccatcgcATGTTTACGTGTatttcacaaattaacacatgttcaactttgtacTTATACTCTATTTcaacaacaatattataattagaCACTGCTAATGAATTATAAATATCCATGACCttacactcatgtttcaaacacgtttaacatattatgctacaatttaacactttaggttcctaactaggaatcctacactttccctttaacacaacgcataaacatttttcttcgggttattgtataattcacaactcataACACAAGtattttcacatcaagtgttaaccacacacttgtTCACAACTAAATCTCATGTTaaaaatttcacatctcataatgtcacaatccaccatcacatgtttacgtatatctcacaaattaacacatgttcaactttgcacttatactcaatctcaataataatattataatttcaaagcaacatgttatctcataattcatcacatatttaatttatcacttatacacaatttcaatcataattttatgatcccaatataactatttatcatgttaatcttatcaaaaacacaaacaaattataaaaaaatatttctcaatccacgaggagtaaaacccctcaaaaaaattcaaataatcatacaggaagaattttaatacaataaacatctcaaaataaactcaaatttgatcccctaaggattcctacacatgttGATTCTAacctcaattgcgataaactcatcccttacctctaaacGGGCTCACATGTGTTTCAGTAgcaatagcagcatctctaACGGTTCCATGACATTCCTCAAGCTTTTTCCTCTGGTTGCTTTGATAAGGTTTCCAAacattagaaagaaaaagaagagattgaagccttcATTCTACTGTCTGCGTGAAATGAGTATTTCTCCCTCCCcagacatcattttgaaaatcCCAACGCTGAAAATATGCGGAAATGAATTGCAAACCTGGTGTCCAActttcacaatgatccaacggttaacgagtctgaGATCATAGTTTTATTGGGACAGGTTTTGGGTCTCTATAGGAAAGGAGAAGGTTACGATGCGAAGAGAACTTGTATCACCCCAAACAATTTTCACAAtttccaacggtgagaatgtttgtaaatgagttccaaacctagtgctcaaatttcacaacaatccaacggttaacgagtccgagatcgtcattttaaTGAGACATGTTTGAGTGTATGCGGAAAAAATAAAGGGTTTAGGGAGGAGGAGAAGGGAAAACGAAATTAAGAGAAGAGAAAGCGCATATACTATCGTCAGTCTAAAAAATGACCTaacatgtctctatttataactagatactctcaacctattatttaccctattttttatttttatttttattatttataaaaaaaaattctattttattttctatcaaacgaataaataaaatatttgttttcaaaccattattttaattaataacattatttttccttatttatttaattatataaaaaaatctcaatatttttctaaaactacatttatttttaaataaaaacctttttaatttatttaacaaaaataagattttacagAAAGGGAATCCAAAAAATCCAACAACATATTGAACATACAGAAACCCAGATTATACATTCCATATGGTTTTGTAATAAAGACCAGGACATTATAATTGTTAAGTCactgttttttgttatttgttttaggtttaaataacattttggtTCCTATAAAATACGGTCCTTTTGGTTTTAGTCCCTGTAAAAATTATCTCATGAAACTTTACTACCTGACCACCCCCTTTTCAGTTTTGGGAGCAAAACATTGGCAGCACCAACTAGAAATTCTTATTCCGATATGTTTAGACTGTTAGCATTGATTTCTGTTATCTTCATATTCTTTTGCGACTTTTTGGTTTTATCTCCAAATTTCTATTATGAGTGCTTCTCAAAATAGTTCACTAAGCAGCACAGGGTAGTCCAGCTTAAAACTTGTTCACAACAcatgtaataatatatattgatcACAGACCACCAGTACAAGATTAAATATTATACATCACACATCACATATACCAATATTCACTCAGACATGTATATATTTTAGACATGGTTCTTGATGGAGGAACTGTATCCACTCTGGTCATCATAGTACCTAGACCACAGCATAACACCCCCATATTTGGAAGAGCCCTTAATTGCTGGAAGCACTTTGGAAGTAAGATCATTCACATCAATGAATCCACTGCCTGCAGCCTCAGGGGAAGCTGGTAGCCCCAAGAAGATCTTGTTGGCTGGAATATCTGAAGTCCACTGCTTCCATGCATCTTCAAGGTTGGTAACTTCACTAGAGTATTGGCAAGGAGGGTTGTTGTAGAATTGGACCCAAACATTGTCAAAAAGACCTGCAAAAATTATCAGTAGACACCTTATGTTATTTGATACCTAGTGAgaaaaagaggagagaaatGTATATATGATAATTACTAATGACAGGAGACAAAACCTATGTGAAGTTCCTTATGTGTTGTTTGTACCGTTCTCCAATCACAATTGGAGTTTGACCTCAATAATATGCATAAtcttttaatacaaatttttattaatcatattaCTGAGATGTAACTTCAGttttaattagaaaacaacacaaataaCACCTATAAAATTGTATCCAAATTTTGTCCTATGATATGATAagaagagagaaatagaaaGGCATGATTGGTATTTATAATTAAAGGGTGTCCATATATCATTATTTCTATACCTGTCTTGAGGGCATTGCCTATCCAAGAATCAGGAAAAGGGCATTGAGGGGCTGCAGTCAAGTACACTTTTCTTCCCTTGTTGATGTACCCTTTGAGGTACCTTGCAAGATCATCCCAATACAAGTTTGATCCTCCTTCGATGTCAAAGTCAATGCCGTCAAGAACAGCGGGTCCAAGAGGGCGAGAAGGAGAGCTTCCCCCCAAGAAATTGTTCCAAAGGTAAGTAGCCACTTGCCTTGCATCCTGAGGGGATGCAAGGGAGTAGCTACCAGCACCTCCTCCCAAAGACAACAAAACTTTTATCCCTTTGGCTTGGCAAGATTTGATGTCAGAGCTCAACTTGGTGCAACCATTACTATAGGGATCACAATGGCCAGCAAGGTTTATCATTGGAGTTTGGCCATTGCCAAATGTTGGCAAAAAGGCCAAAATAGCATATTCATAGTTCCCTGTGGCACATGTCTCTGCTAGTGTGCCTTCATTGCCATTCTGGCCCCAGTAGATTGCAATGCTGCCAGCATTTGAACCCCTTGCTAGTGCCAACAGTGCCAAGATGATGAATGAGAGTGAGGTTGCCAAGTTTGCCATTTCCAAGTAGCAAGCAAGGTCTATTGAAGTGTATGTCAATGAACTTGAgctattttcttttgctgattCTTGTTGCTAAGAGAAAGGCTTTTTATATGGATTGGAAGTCACTTCATCTCATATACAGTCCAATATTTCAATCATTGATGTTGATCTTAGGGAAGCACACCGTGCAAATTAACCAACATCTATATACTTTTCTACTTTTGTTTCCACTTAGCTTTTGCAAAACAATCATTACACCAGTCAAATGCAACTGAGGatcgtataatttttttttaaatcatttgcTACTTCAGGGGTGGAGTTACAATTATATATGCAAAGAAATGGTTCATCTATGAATCTACCAATTTGGTTTTTTGCTTTGGTATCTATCAGTATTCTCATGTTCCACTGTTATTTTGTTTggaacatttaaaattttgtaaataataattttaaaaaaataaaattagttttttatttatttttcttatgagttaaaaaatagtttcttaaagtaataagatatatacattttttaggCTCTCCTTGTAaccatatatatagagagagagagagataattTGAACTTATCTGAGTCACATTTAAGTATTTGGGAAATTTGCTAATTTTTGTTGGCATTCTAAAATAGTGACTAGTGTGTGTGACCCACATGCTAAATGTTTATACTTCAACTTTAACGTGCAAACACTGATCATCTGGGGAATCTTTGAATGATAATTTGGATACCGAAACTTGatatcttcttttccttccttgttCCACCCGCACCATAAATATATATAGCCGTAAATAACAGACTGATGggaaaactaaacaaaaaaatttaaaaggaaacAAATGGTATTCACAAATTTTGTACGAATTGTGGCAATTATTGCGATTCACCTATAATAACAAGGAAAATGCTGGtgtaaaataaaacaaggaaAATGCTAAATGAAAAGCGACAAGGCACAAAAATAGACAAGTCATTGATTggttagtattttatatttaatcacCCTTTGAtctcctttaaaaaataatacaatatttttggaGATCTTCAGGTTAAGTAGGAAAAATTCAggttttgaaatcaattaatattCATTGGTTGGTGGGCTGCAGAAAATATTCAGCTGTTGTTTTCATACCaatgttatttaataataaacaaaCGTGTATATTATTTGGGTAATCACTCGgtcataatttaaaatcattgaAATGTAGAACTAAGGGATAGTCAAGCAATCCAGGACAATGTTTCGCACCATATGACCATAGTGATTTGTAGCATAAATTAAGAATGcagtgagaaaaatgaaaatcttaAGCCTGATTTTATACCCTTGTGCACCACAAGCCAGCTTCAACAGAGATCAAAGTCACCTTGGACCATATTCACAACTCAGAatgtcacaaaaaaaaaaataacaacactattttacttacaaagaaacttatcaatattttaaaattttcaaaaagtaaaaaaaaaaaatgagttcttCCCTACACATATATAGACCCTCTTCCACTTGCCAGTGAGAATAATGGCAAGGCAAATAATGAAGAAACTACAGTAAGTGATGCTCTTGTATCAACTGATGATAGAACTGCAGATGGCATGCTTATGGTCGATGATAAACATATTTTGTTCTTGGATCCACAACGAGACCTTTTCCTCCATTCACTTCTAAGTCATGCCtttgagaataaaagtacaaaatGAATTAGAACCTATAATCTAAAGTACATTTACTTCTAAGTCTcgctttttatttaattgtaatttccaataaatttaAACCAGAGTGTGTGTTACTCATGTAATAGCATTATGAAAAGGaacaaatgattataaatataacaCATGAAAACATAGACTCAACTGAAAGACAAAATCTGGGATGGTCAATTGTTCACGGGGTACATATCTGAAGAGCTGGAGTAGTCTATCAACATATACCACTTTCTTCCAAACCTAAAAGTTAATCGTCATTGATAATAACATATATAAGATGTCCTTAAATAGGTCCAAATCTGTTAATAAAATCCAATTCATAACGCACCACATTGTTGACAAGCAACTGAAGTGCAAATATTGTCAATTTTAGTCCAAGGGTTGGGTGGAGGACATATATTGCCTGTACGTATGAGATTCAGAGATCAGAACAAAGACTAAAAAGGCATAACAGTAATACATTTAAGGAAACAGAAATGCTGCATACATGCAGGTTGTGCTGGTGCTTCCGTCCAAGTATTTGTTGAAATCTTTTCATCCAACCTAGGTCTGGCTGCCTATTTATACAAAAACAGGGTGGAGAAAGGTGAATGGCGATCATCAAGAAACCATACTACTGAGCATTGAATACAAATCCGGAGGAACCAATGATAACTTGTAAATAAACACAGTTACACAACACGGCCAGCTTATGTGGTATATTCTTAACCCACCATCAAAGCACAATTGTCTTCCTATGTATTTCTTTATTCAAGTATGCTTCACCTCAGTGGCATGTCTTGAATTAATTATAGAACAACTTTCCCAAACACTTTCACCTTGCCTGTCTTAAGTTTTATTTCACAAAAATCTACAACTTAAACAGGCAAATCTGctatcataaaaacaatgaAGTCAAATTTAACAGAAAAATTCACCCTTGACAAAGGAGCATATATCAATTATCAAGAGCCACAatacatcaaataaaaattgcCAGATTTTAATAAGGTATTACCAAGATTTAGTAACATTAAACAGATAATGCAGAACCAACCACAACAAAGGTACATAACTACATACAGAAAAGTAACTTCAAAATTCCAAGCCACACATGGAAAATGATCAACCAGATGTTTCCAGCTACTATAAAAGTACTGTTGATACCATGTGAGATGTTTGGCAATTAAATACTATACAAGCTCAAACAAAAATGTTCAGATAGATTTACCAACGCCGACAGTTGAATTTCCAGTTTCCTTTTTCTAATTGAGTAAACGtgaatttaaagaattttataaatgaaagcattttttatttatgaaatgaaataatTCACATAATATAACTAGTTCACTAATTCAGGTCTAAAGTTAGCTCATTCCTATTACAGatccaaatatttttcaaagacAACCCTTAGCGTATTTCATACCtctaaaacagaaaagaaatagACCAATCTGTAAATCCTAGAATTCCATTATTTAACACTTACATCTGCAAAGATGAAGCAGAGTGAAAGTATACAATAGTATAAGGCTTCTGCATTATAGGCTCAAACTCCTGAAATTTAACACCAAGACGATTTTGAGTATATTCAAAAAGTGAACAGCGTAAGCCAAAAGGATAAGGATTAAAACTTATGGTCATAAATAAGTTTCAAGAAAAGTATGCATTCCcaacatttaatataaaatttataatagctGAACTTGTGCTTGTCAGCAGAAAAATATGTCAAGCTGAAGGATATAACTGAATCACCTTCACCACATAAAGCACAAATCGCTCCAGATCAAGACATCTAAGCAAAAAGTGAGCCCCCACAACAACCATGACAGGACGACCCTCAATGTCTACCCCTCCACGATAGCTGAAAAACATAAATATCACTCTGAAAACATGCATGGAATCTTCTTTTTGATTGATTAAGAAATGTAAGAATACCAAAAAATTTTAAAGAGCATAAAACTTTGTTATTTGTTTATCTGTGGTTGAAATCTTATAGAAATTAGATCTTATCCggaaacaacatttttcttttctcttctgcAAAACAAAATCT of Glycine soja cultivar W05 chromosome 1, ASM419377v2, whole genome shotgun sequence contains these proteins:
- the LOC114411834 gene encoding hevamine-A-like; the encoded protein is MANLATSLSFIILALLALARGSNAGSIAIYWGQNGNEGTLAETCATGNYEYAILAFLPTFGNGQTPMINLAGHCDPYSNGCTKLSSDIKSCQAKGIKVLLSLGGGAGSYSLASPQDARQVATYLWNNFLGGSSPSRPLGPAVLDGIDFDIEGGSNLYWDDLARYLKGYINKGRKVYLTAAPQCPFPDSWIGNALKTGLFDNVWVQFYNNPPCQYSSEVTNLEDAWKQWTSDIPANKIFLGLPASPEAAGSGFIDVNDLTSKVLPAIKGSSKYGGVMLWSRYYDDQSGYSSSIKNHV